The nucleotide window CGGCACCCGGCTGACGTCGCTGACGCAGGACGGGGACGGCGTCACGGCCGTGGTGAGCGGCCCGGACCGGGCGCCGTACACGATCCGCGCGCAGTACGTCGTGGCGGCCGACGGGGCGAGCAGCTTCGTCCGCCGCGAGCTGGGCGTGGAGCGCTCCGGGCGCGGCACCGTCTTCCACGCGCTGAGCATCTACTTCCGCGCGCCGGAGCTGGCGGGGCTGCTCAAGGGGCGCAAGTTCATCCTCTGTTACGCGACGGCCGCCCGCGGCTCGCTGATGAGCCTGTCCCGGCTGCACGGCTGCGACCCGTGGCTGGCGACCCCCCTGTACTTCCCCGACAAGGGCGAGAAACCGGAGGACTTCACCGACGAGCGCTGTGTGGACATCATCCGCACGGCCGCCGGGCGCGAGGACCTCGAAGTCGAGATCGTGTGGAAGGTGCCGTGGCAGGGCGCGCAACTGGTGGCCGAGCGCTTCCGCGTCCAGCGGGTGTTCCTCGCCGGCGACGCGGCACACGTCCACCCGCCGGCGGGCGGCTTCGGCGCCAACACCGGCATCCACGACGCACACAACCTGGCGTGGAAGCTGGCCGGCGTGCTGCACGGGTGGGCGGGCCCGGACCTGCTGGACACCTACGAAGCGGAGCGGCACCGGGTCGGTGAGGCGATGGCCGAACAGGCCATGATCCGCAACCGCATCCGCCACGGGTACGCCGATGACGCGACCCGGGCCGCCATGGTCGACGACATCATCATCACCCTCGGCTACCGCTACCACTCCACGGCGGTCCCCGGCGGCGACCCGGACGCGCCCGCCCTCTCCCCCGGGCTCGACCTGTCCGGCCGGCCCGGTACCCGGGCGCCGCACCTGTGGCTCGACCGGGACGGCGAACGGATCTCCACCATCGACCTGTTCTGGGACAGCTATGTGCTGCTGACCGGGGCGCGGGGCGGGCGGTGGGCCGAGGCGGCGGAACGCGCGGCCAAGCAGCTCGGCGTGCCGCTGCGCCACCATGTGGTGGACGGGACCGGTGAGCTGCGGCCGCTCGGCCGGCCCTGGGCGCCGGCGTACGGGGTGACGGACGGCGGGGCGGTGCTGGTGCGGCCGGACGCCTGTGTGGCCTGGCGGGCCCCGGAGCCGGTGGACGATCCCGACACGGTGCTGGGGGGCGCCCTGGCCCGGGCCGCCGGGTTCGCCGGGCCGGCCGGGGAGGCGCGATGAGCGCGGCGTTCGGGGCCGGCTCGCTGCTGGAGACGGCGATGTCCTTCCAGCGGGCGAAGCTCCTGCTGACCGGTCTGGAGCTCGGGCTCTTCGATCTGCTGGCCGGCGGGCCCGCCGAGGAGGAGACCCTCGGGGAACGGCTCGGTCTGCACCCGCGCGGCACGGGTGACTTCCTGGCCGCGCTGGCCGAGGCGGGGGTGCTGGTCCGCGAGGGGAGCCGCTACCGCAACGGCGCGGCGGCGGCGCAGTTCCTGGTCCGCGGCGAACCGGCCTTCCTGGGCGGCTTCCTGCACGTCGCCGACGAGGTGATGTATCCGGCGTGGGGGCGCCTCGCCGACGCGCTGCGCACCGGTGCGCCGCAGGCCGCGACGTACTCCCGGCCCGACATGTTCGGGGAGTTGTACGAGGACGACGCCAAGCGGTCGGCCTTCGTGCGCATGGCGGAGGACGCCAGCCGCCCGCTGATCCCGGCGCTGGCCAAGGGCTTCGACTGGGCCGCGCGCGGTGCGGTGCTGGAACTGGGCGGCTGCCGGGGGAACGTGGCGGCGGGGCTGGTCGCGGCGCACCCGCACCTGGAGGCGACCGTACTGGATCTCCCGCAGCTCAGGCCGGAGTTCGACGCCCACATGCGCGCCCTGGGCACGACGCGCCGGGTGCGGTTCCACGCGGCCGACTTCTTCACCGACGACCTGCCCGCGTCCGAGGTGGTCATGATCGGGCACTGCCTGGTCGACTGGACGGACGACCAGCGGCGGGCTCTCCTCGCCCGCGTCCTTCCCGCGGTGCGGCCCGGCGGCGCCTTCCTCATCTGGGACCCGATGATCGTCCCCGGCGACGAGAGCGCTCTGCGCAATCTGGTGCGCAGCCTCAACATGCAGCTGATGACGCCGCACGGGGCGAACTACCGGCTGGACGACCTCACCGGCTGGCTTCGGGAGGCGGGGTTCGGCGAGGTCCGGCACGAGGCGCTGGGCCAGGACGTGACCCTGGTGACGGCGGTCCGGCCGGAGTGAGAGCGGGCCGCGGCACACGTACGTCCGTCCCCGCCTCCGCAGACGGTGGCGGGGACGGACGGGTGCCCCGCCACTGCCGGCAGGACACGTGACGGGGCCGCCGGCCCTGCCACCCGGCCGCGGGGTGGCACGGCTGGCGGCCCGTCAGAGCAGGGCGAGTCCGGCGGCGTTGAGGGCGGCGGCCGCGACGGCCAGCACGGTGCGCAGCAGGTGCCAGCGCCGCCACAGCGGCCGGGGGTCACGCCAGTCGGCGGGCACCGCCCCGGGGTCGATCCCTTTCACCCGGCGGTTGATCGGCACGTTCCCGAAGTGCGACACCACCGACACCAGCAGCAGGAGCACCGCGGCGGCGGCGAACACCGGCCGCCCCCGCCCGCCGGCCGGCGCCGCGAGGGCCGCGTCGGCGGCGAACGAGCCGAGGACGATCACCGGCATCGTCGGGTCCCAGTTGCGGCCGAGCAGCTGGTGCGTGTGGACATACCGGTCCGGTGGCATGGCGCGGAGCGCGGGCAGCACGCTCAGCGCCACCGCGAACAGCACCCCGGCGACCAGACCGCTGGTCACGCACACCCCCGCGGCGAGGACGGCGGGCCCGTTCACCGCACCGCCCCGGCCACCAGGTCCACCTGCTCCGGGCCGGCCGAACAGGGGAACAGGACGACCTCGTCGCACCCGGCGTCCGCATAACCGGCCAGGACCTCCGGCAGCCGGCGCTCGTCGGTGACGGCCCGTGCGGCCGCCTGCCGGGCCTTCGTGCCGATGTAGGCGTAGTAGGAGTGCAGGTACTCCTGCGCCTGCCGCCGGCCGTCCGGGCCGAGGGAGACGTAGCACAGCGACACCACCCGAGGAGGCTCCGTCCGTCCCTCCCGCACCCACGCCTGCCGGACCCGGTCGACCAGCTCGCGGTAGGCGGTGCCCGAACTGCCCCCGGAGATCCAGCCGGAGCCGTACCGGGCGGCCCGCCGCATCGCCGCCGGCGAGTGGCCGCCGAACAGCAGCGGCGGCCCGTGGGGGTGCACCGGCCGGGGGCCGACGCCGGGAACGGGCCCCTCGCCCGCCCACACCGCCCGCAGTTCACGGACGAGGGTGTCCATGCGCCGCCCGCGTTCGCGGAACGGGACGCCGGCGGCGAGGAAGTCGTCCTCCCGGTCGCCGACCGCCAGGCCCACCACCAGGCGGCCGCCGCTGAGCCGGTCCACCGTCGCCAGCTGCTTGGCGAGCGGGGCCGCGCCGCCCCGGCAGGAGCCCAGCAGCACGGTGCTGGCCAGCCGGATGCGGGTGGTCACGGCCGCGGCGGCGGCGAGGGCGGCGAGCGGCTCGTAGCCGTCGTGGACGGGCCGGTCCACGGCGCACAGGCTGGTGAAGCCCGCCCGGTCGGCGCGGCGGGCGCATTCCAGCAGCGCCGCGCCGGTGACTCCCGGCACGGTCGTCGGCAGTCCCATCGAGACGTCCACGCGCCCCCCTCAGGTACCGGCGGCCCGGTGGCCCACCACGAGTGTGTTGCCGAGGACGGCCGGCCGTACGGAGACGTCGCAGAAGCCCGCCTGCGTGAGCCACTCGGCGCACCGGTGCGGCGGGTAGCCGGCACCGGCCGGCGACATCACCAGCATGTGGAGGCTGCCGATCAGGGCGAGCGGGTCCGGCCGCGCGGTGTCGGGCATGGGGTCGTAGACCACCAGGGCGCCGCCGGGGCGCAGCGACCGGTACGCCGAGCGGATCAGCGCGGTGCGTTGTGCCTCGGAGAAGTCGGCCAGCACGTGCCCGATGACCACCACGTCGCCGGGCGGCAGGGCATCGGTGAAGAAGTCACCGCCGACGAAGGAGACGCGGTCGCCGACGCCCGTCCGCGCGGCGTGCTCGGCGACGTCGGGCCCGTTCTGCGGCCGGTCGAAGACCACCCCGCTCAGGTGCGGGTGAGCGTGCAGCAGCAGCGACACGAGGTTGCCGCGGGCCCCGCCGACATCGGTGACGGAGGTGTGGCGGCTCCAGTCCAGCGCCTCGGCGATACCGGGCGCCAGCGGGGCGCTGAGGGAGTCCATCATGCCGTGGTACATCCGGCGCCGTTCGGGCCGGTCCAGCATCTCCTCGAAGTCGCCGGTGTTCTGCGGCGCCCCGGTACGCAGGGCGGACGTCAGCCCTCCCCAGGCGGGGTAGAGGACGGCGTTGGCGCCCTCGAGGAAGCCCCCGTCGTAGTGCGGGCCGCGCACCAGGTGCCGTGCGGCGACCGGGGCGTTGCGGTAGCCGTCGCCGGTCCTTACCAGCAGGCCGAACGCGGTCAGGGCGGCGAGGAAGTCATCGAGTCCGCGGCCGTGCAGCTCCAGCTCCTTGCGCAGCTGCTCCTGGGTGCGCGGGCCGTCGGCGAGGACGGTGAACACCCCCAGTTCCAGCGCCGTGAGCAGGATCTTGGCCGTCGCGAACCCCATTCCCAGGGCGGTGGCCTTTGCCCACTGCGGCGCGTCGGTGCGGTGCCGGTTCGTCATCGGCGGTTCTCCTTCGACGGGGGCGCGACCTCCACGACGGCGGCGGCGTCGTCGTCGGCGTGGCCGGCCGCGAGGGCCGATCCGAAGCGGGTGACCGCCTCGTGGCCGAGGGGCAGTTCCATCTGGTAGGCGGCGGCCTGGTCGAGGGCGAGTTCCAGGTCCTTGTGCATCAGGGCGGTGCGGAAGCCGGCCGGCCGGTAGACCCGGCGCCGCATGAACTCGGCGCGGAAGCCCAGCACGGGTGAGCGCCAGCCGCTGTGGAGCACGACGTCCAGCAGCAGTTCGCGGTCGAGCCCGGCCGCCTCGGCGAAGGCGGCGGTCTCCGCCAGCCCCGCGGTCTGGATGCCGAGGAGGAGGTTGAGGGCCAGCTTCAGGGCGCTCGCCCGGCCCGCCCCGCCCAGGTAACGCACTTCCTGGGAGAGCGCGGACAGGACGTCCTCCACCGTGTCCAGGGCCGCCCGGTCGCCCGAGACGAAGAGCCGCAGCTTTCCCTCGGCCGCCATGGCGGGGTTGCCCATGACGCACGTCTCCAGGCGCCGCACCCCGGAGGCGGCGAGACGGGTGGCGGTGGTGCGCGCGTAGGACGGGGAGACCGTGGTGGTGTCGATCAGCACGGTCTGCGGGCGCAGCCGCCAGACCAGCTCGCCGAACAGCACCTCCTCCACGGCCGGTTCGTCCGCCAGGCTGAGCAGCACCGTGTCGGCGCAGGCGCCGGCCTCCGCGGCGGAGGACGCGAGGACCGCGCCCGCCCGCTCCAGGGGTTCGGCCTTCTGACGGGTGCGGTTGTACACCGTCACCGCGTATCCGGCGCCGAGCAGGGCCCGGGCCATGCCCCCGCCCATGCCGCCCAGCCCGATCACGGCCACCGGCCCGGTCACGCCGCCGGCTCCCCGCTCGGGTGGGTCTCGACGGACAGCTGCGCGAGGCAGCGCATGGTCGCGTCACGGAAGTAGCCGGTGAAGCCCTCGGTGGTGGAGGTGTCGCGGGGGTGGGCGAGGTAGGGCGCCAGCCGCTCCTCGATGAGGTGGACGCCGCGCTGGGCGGCCATGTGGCGGGCGATGGCCTGGAAGTCGCCCTCGTAGTGGATGACCCGCACCAGCACGTCGTCGCTGAGGAAGACCGCCGTTCCCAGCAGTCGTCCGGCGTGGGCGCCCTGCGCGTCGCGGAAGTCCGGGGTGTCCACGCGCCGGAAGCCGGCGAACAGTTCGGCGATCTCGTCCTCGTGGCCGGGCTTGACCCGGTAGGTGATGGCCGCGTACGGCATCAGATGCCTCCGTCGACGTTGAGGGTGTGGCCGGTGACGTAACGGGAGGTGTCACCGGCCAGGAAGAGGACCGCGCCGGCGACGTCCTGGGGGCGGCAGATCCGGCCGAGCGCCGTCATGCCGACGATGCGCTCCACGGCGGCCGGCGGCAGGCCGGCCCCCGGTTCGGTTTCGGTGAGGCCCGGGGCCACGGTGTTGACGCGGATGCCGCGGGAGCCCACCTCCTTGCACAGGGCGCGGGTGAAGCCGATCAGGGCGGCCTTCGAGGCGGTGTAGTGCACGCCGTTGGACCGGCCGCGCAGGGCGACCGAGGAGCCGACGTTGACGATCGAGGCCCCGTCGGCGAGCAGCCCGAGCGCGGCCCGGGTGACCAGGTACGGCGCCGTCACGTTGTGGTCGAACATGCGGTGCCACTCGCCCTCCTCGATGTTCTCGAAGGGCACGGGGCCGTCCACCCCGACGTTGTTGACCAGCACGTCGAGCCCGCCCAGGACGTCCCGGCAGACGCCGGCCAGCCGGGTCACGTCGGCGGCGTCGGTCACGTCGCACCGCAGGACCTGCGAGGCGGTGCCCAGCTCCTTCAGCTCCCGGCGCAGGCTCTCGGCGTCGTCGTCCGGCGAGTGGTGGCAGGTGACGACCCGGGCGCCGGCCCGGGCGAGGGCGAGGACCGTGCAGCGCCCGATGCCCCGGGTTCCGCCGGTGACCAGTACGCGTTTGCCGGCCAGGTTCTGATCCACGTCTGTACCTCCTGGGCACCGCTCGCTGCGGTCGCCGCTCGGTGGGATGGGCGCTGGGCGGGGCCTTGCCGCGGGCCGCTCAGGCGCGCCGTAGCGACAACTGCGGCCGGTAGGACAGATAGAGACCCCCGACGGCCCGGTCCGGACTCATCGGTGCGGCCTTCAGTTCGTGCTCCTTGTTAAGGTTGGCCAGCGGGTTGGGGTCGCCGCTCTCCGCACCGCCGAGGTGCTGGCGCACCCTGCGGTAGACGTCCTCGGCGTCCTTGAGGTCGGCGATCCCGGTGATGATGTGGTCGAAGGACGCCTGGAGGTCGAGTGCGTCGCGGTCCTCGGACGACAGCCGCTGGGCGTTGTAGAAGTGGAACTCCTTGCCGCGGTAGCTCTCGTAGAAGACCGACACCAGGACCAGCAGCCGCTCGTAGGCGGAGCGGTAGACCCCGTCGAAGAAGGCCCGTGCCTCGCTCTCCTCGACCTCGCCGCGCAGCACCGAGCCGATCGACGCGGCGGCGAGCATGGCACTGTAGGTGGCCAGGTGCACCCCGGTGGAGAGCAGCGGGTCGAGGAAGCACGCGGCGTCCCCGCAGAGCAGGTAGCCGGGGCCGTGGAAGGCCTCACTGGTGTAGGAGTAGTCCTGCTCGGTCGTGAAGTCGCTCACCCGCTCCGCGTCCGCGAGCAGTTCGTGCACGACGGGACACCGGCGCAGCGCGTCGGAGTAGACGGCCTCGATGCCGCCCAGCTCGCGGCGCCGGCGGTTGAAGGTGTCGCGGCCGGTGACCAGTCCGATGCTGGTGGTGCCGTCGTGCAGGGGGATCGCCCAGAACCATCCGTCGGGGACCGACGCCACCGTGATCGAGCCGGCCGGGCCCCGGTCCAGGGGCTTGGCGTTCTTCCAGTACGACCAGGTGGCGACGTTGCGGAAGACGGTGTGGAACTTCCGTGACCCGAGGTACTTGGTCGCCATGACGCCGCGCCGTCCCGACGCGTCGATCAGGTAGTCGAAGGTGAGGCGGCCGCTCGTGCCGTCCCCGGCCCACCGCGCCGCCACCGGCCGGTCGCCGTCGAACTCGATCTCCTTGACGGTGACGCCCTCCCGCACGTCCACACCCAGTTCACGGCTGTGGTCGAGCAGCAGCTTGTCGAAGTCGGCCCGCGTGACCTGCCAGGCGTTGGCGCCGTCCGCGCCCAGCTCGGCGAACCGGACCTCCCACTCGTCCGGACCCCAGCTGAAGTAGGCGCCGCCCTTGGGCTGGAACCCGAACGCCTCGACCTTGTCCCAGGCCCCGAGCAGTTCGAGGATCGGGCGGCAGGACGGCAGGATCGACTCACCGATGTGGTAGCGCGGGAAGGTCTCCCGCTCCAGCAGGGTGACCTGCACGCCCTGACGTGCGAGCAGACCGGCCGCCGTCGATCCGGCGGGTCCGCCTCCGATGACCAGAACCTGGGTCCCAGCGCGCATGTGCGTCTCCCCTTCCGAGGCTGTGTGCGTCCGGGTGAGAACGTTCCAGTTCCGGGTCGAAGGCCGCTGGAGTGGCGGTCGTGGCAACGGCGGAGGGCCGGTGGGGCGCCCTCCGCCGGTGCGTGGTCAGGCCGAATGGGCGGGGGTACGGGCGAGTTCGAAGGTGGGCAGCACGCGGGCGCCGTCGTCGGGCGGCGCCGGGTAGGCGGTGTCCTCGGCCCGGTTGGTCAGGCTGGACGCCACGGTGCGGAACGGGGCCCTGATCGAGTAGAGGAACATCCCTCCGATGTCCTCGGCCTCCGCCAGCTGGAACTCCACCAGGTCCTCCAGGAGCAGTTCGGCCGCCGACTCGTCCACGCCGAGCAGTGCGGCCGCCCCGGCGACCGACACACAGGACTCGGTGCTCGCGGCCACCAGGCGGAACGCGGCCTGTTCGGCACCGGACAGCAGGCGAAAGGAGCGCCCCACGCTGTCGGCTATGCGCGGCGCGTCACGGCCGGCCGGGGGTATGCGCCGCACATCGCCGTCGGCCAGGTGCAACAGCTTGCTGATCGGCCAGTGGGGGCGGCGCTGGAGGAGACTGGCGGCCGCCCGCAGGGCCAGCGGCAGGCCCCCCGAGAGTTTGACCAGCTCCCCCAGTGCCGCGAGGTCCGCCTGGAGGCGGTCGTCGCCCAGCACGTCGCTGAGCAGGCACTGGCAGATCTCGTCGGCCAGCGGGGCGGTGCGCGTGGTGATCACCACCGCGGGATGCGACAGCAGACGGCGGCTGGAGGCGATCATGGCCGATCCCGTACCCGGCAACAGGGCGTCGAGCTGGTGGGTTTCGACGACGTCGTCCAGGACCACCAGCAGCCGGCGCTGCGCCGTCCACGTACGGAAGGCGGCCTGCATCTCCTGCGGGGACGCCCCCCGAAGGGCCCGGCTCAGGCCCAGGGCGCGCAGGAAGTCGGCGAGGACCTCGTCGGTCGGCACCAGCGAACCGTCGTCCCGCTGGAGCCGGGCGAAGAGCACGCCGTCGGGGTACGCGTCCCGTACCCGGTGGGCGGCGTGGACGGCGAACACCGATTTGCCGGAGCCCGGCGGGCCGACGGCCAGGGCGACGACCGAGGTGGGCCGGCGTCCGGTGTCGGTCAGGGTGCGCCGCACCGCCTCGAGCGCGTCCTCCCTGCCGACCAAGTGATCGGTCTCCAGCGGCAGTTGGTTGGGCTGCTGGTGCTTGGCGGTGACCATCATCGTGCCGGTGGCGTCGGCCGGCGCGTCGAGGCAGGGGTCCGCGGTCAGCATGGCCTGGTGGAGGCGCCGCAGCTCGGCGGACGGCTCCAGCCCGAGTTCGGAGGCGAGCACCGAGCGGGCCCGCTGGTAGGCCTGGAGCGCCTCCGCGCGCCGTCCCGCCCGGTAGAGGCCCAGCATGAGTTTCGCCTGGAATCCCTCGTGCGTGGGTTGTTGCGTGACCAAGGTGGTGAGTTCACCTATCAGGTCGATATGACGGCCGAGTTGTAAGTCGGCCTCTAATCGGTGTCCGAGGGCTAGCTTCCGCAATTCTTCAAGGCGCACCATATGGGCGTGCAACAAGGGCCCGGGGCTCACCGCTCCGAATGCCCGCGAGGTCCACAGATCGAGCGCCTGCCGCAAGATGAGGGAAGCCCGCTCGAAATTCCCGGCCGCCAGCTGTTCACGTCCCAGTGCGGCCAGCCGCTCGAACTCCACGGCGTCCAGGGCACCGTCGGGAAGGGTGAGCATGTACCCACCGGGTGTCGTACGAAGCGTCACTTTCACGCCAGCCCCCGAGCCGTCGCCGGTCGCCTTCTCCGACCAGTTCAAGTGCTTGCGCAACTGGTAGATGTAGGTCTGGAGGGTCGTGACAGCACTCAGGGGAGGCCTGTCGTCCCAGAGTTCCTCGATGAGCTGATCGGTGTGCACCGCACGGTTCGCCTCCACCGCGAGGAGCGCGAACACCCGGCGTAACTTGGGGGCGGCGGGGGTCACCTTCACCCCGGACCGCAGAACCTCGAACTCCCCTAGCACCTTGACATGCATCAAGCTCCCCCTTGTTGGATCAAGCCGGTGACGAAACGGATTCGCGACCGATCGCGACATCCGTCGCGATCAGCCCCTGGCGCGATCGAGAGTGAGTGCTGCCGGCACCCTCCCAGCCTCGGTTGATGTCCAACCAGACCCTCGGATGCATCCCGCTAGAAAGACAGGGACCTGTTTAACGGCACGACATCGAATTCCGCTAGAGCATCGCTGAGCAGCGCGTCGCAAATTGGTCGAGTCTTTTTGTGAACGGCCGGTCCGGCGCGGAAATCGCCTGGTGACTGCGGTGGTCCCGCCGGGCGGATCAGCCTTGATAGTCGCCGGGTCGACTAGTAGTCTGACGACTATTCACATCCAGCGGGCCGGTCTCGGCTCGCGTTCGTCATCGGCGCAACAGCGCCGACGGGTCGAGGGGTTACCGAATGGATCTGGGACTCACGGACAAGCGGGTGCTGATCACGGGGGGCACGAGGGGCATCGGCCGCGCGACCGCGCTGTTGTACGCGCAGGAGGGCGCCCGGGTGGCCATCACGTACAACTCCTCGGCGGACGCCGCACACAAACTCGTCGAGGAACTGGGCGGCCCGGACCGGGCGATGGCCGTTCCCTACGAACTGCGCGATCCGGCGTCGATCGTCTCCGCCGTCGACACGGTGCGCGAGGCGTTCGGCGGCATCGACGTCCTGGTGGCCAACGCCCTCTGGTTCACCTGGGGCGACCCGGGCGAGGACGACGCCTTCGAGGACCTCGACCCGGAGAAGTGGACGCGGCGCTTCCGGGCCAACACCGAAGGGCACATGCTGACGGCCCAGCGGGTCGTCAAGGACATGCGGGCGAACGGATGGGGGCGGGTGGTCCTGCTCTCCTCGATCACCGCGCAGTACGGCATGTGGCGCTCGGAGATCTACA belongs to Streptomyces sp. NBC_01454 and includes:
- a CDS encoding FAD-dependent monooxygenase; the encoded protein is MDDMTIPVLVVGGGPVGLSTAMFLGRHGVPTLLVEKREATSLLPRAPGLQARTMELFRAAGCEKEVRALEKGDSHPYFEGGIIQTSTFARIDEAVTLEAPSLDGPLVSPERVMGCGQDRYEKVLVAKAEEAGCEVRFGTRLTSLTQDGDGVTAVVSGPDRAPYTIRAQYVVAADGASSFVRRELGVERSGRGTVFHALSIYFRAPELAGLLKGRKFILCYATAARGSLMSLSRLHGCDPWLATPLYFPDKGEKPEDFTDERCVDIIRTAAGREDLEVEIVWKVPWQGAQLVAERFRVQRVFLAGDAAHVHPPAGGFGANTGIHDAHNLAWKLAGVLHGWAGPDLLDTYEAERHRVGEAMAEQAMIRNRIRHGYADDATRAAMVDDIIITLGYRYHSTAVPGGDPDAPALSPGLDLSGRPGTRAPHLWLDRDGERISTIDLFWDSYVLLTGARGGRWAEAAERAAKQLGVPLRHHVVDGTGELRPLGRPWAPAYGVTDGGAVLVRPDACVAWRAPEPVDDPDTVLGGALARAAGFAGPAGEAR
- a CDS encoding methyltransferase encodes the protein MSAAFGAGSLLETAMSFQRAKLLLTGLELGLFDLLAGGPAEEETLGERLGLHPRGTGDFLAALAEAGVLVREGSRYRNGAAAAQFLVRGEPAFLGGFLHVADEVMYPAWGRLADALRTGAPQAATYSRPDMFGELYEDDAKRSAFVRMAEDASRPLIPALAKGFDWAARGAVLELGGCRGNVAAGLVAAHPHLEATVLDLPQLRPEFDAHMRALGTTRRVRFHAADFFTDDLPASEVVMIGHCLVDWTDDQRRALLARVLPAVRPGGAFLIWDPMIVPGDESALRNLVRSLNMQLMTPHGANYRLDDLTGWLREAGFGEVRHEALGQDVTLVTAVRPE
- a CDS encoding DUF1772 domain-containing protein — its product is MNGPAVLAAGVCVTSGLVAGVLFAVALSVLPALRAMPPDRYVHTHQLLGRNWDPTMPVIVLGSFAADAALAAPAGGRGRPVFAAAAVLLLLVSVVSHFGNVPINRRVKGIDPGAVPADWRDPRPLWRRWHLLRTVLAVAAAALNAAGLALL
- a CDS encoding LLM class flavin-dependent oxidoreductase: MDVSMGLPTTVPGVTGAALLECARRADRAGFTSLCAVDRPVHDGYEPLAALAAAAAVTTRIRLASTVLLGSCRGGAAPLAKQLATVDRLSGGRLVVGLAVGDREDDFLAAGVPFRERGRRMDTLVRELRAVWAGEGPVPGVGPRPVHPHGPPLLFGGHSPAAMRRAARYGSGWISGGSSGTAYRELVDRVRQAWVREGRTEPPRVVSLCYVSLGPDGRRQAQEYLHSYYAYIGTKARQAAARAVTDERRLPEVLAGYADAGCDEVVLFPCSAGPEQVDLVAGAVR
- a CDS encoding methyltransferase encodes the protein MTNRHRTDAPQWAKATALGMGFATAKILLTALELGVFTVLADGPRTQEQLRKELELHGRGLDDFLAALTAFGLLVRTGDGYRNAPVAARHLVRGPHYDGGFLEGANAVLYPAWGGLTSALRTGAPQNTGDFEEMLDRPERRRMYHGMMDSLSAPLAPGIAEALDWSRHTSVTDVGGARGNLVSLLLHAHPHLSGVVFDRPQNGPDVAEHAARTGVGDRVSFVGGDFFTDALPPGDVVVIGHVLADFSEAQRTALIRSAYRSLRPGGALVVYDPMPDTARPDPLALIGSLHMLVMSPAGAGYPPHRCAEWLTQAGFCDVSVRPAVLGNTLVVGHRAAGT
- a CDS encoding NAD(P)-dependent oxidoreductase — its product is MTGPVAVIGLGGMGGGMARALLGAGYAVTVYNRTRQKAEPLERAGAVLASSAAEAGACADTVLLSLADEPAVEEVLFGELVWRLRPQTVLIDTTTVSPSYARTTATRLAASGVRRLETCVMGNPAMAAEGKLRLFVSGDRAALDTVEDVLSALSQEVRYLGGAGRASALKLALNLLLGIQTAGLAETAAFAEAAGLDRELLLDVVLHSGWRSPVLGFRAEFMRRRVYRPAGFRTALMHKDLELALDQAAAYQMELPLGHEAVTRFGSALAAGHADDDAAAVVEVAPPSKENRR
- a CDS encoding SchA/CurD-like domain-containing protein, with protein sequence MPYAAITYRVKPGHEDEIAELFAGFRRVDTPDFRDAQGAHAGRLLGTAVFLSDDVLVRVIHYEGDFQAIARHMAAQRGVHLIEERLAPYLAHPRDTSTTEGFTGYFRDATMRCLAQLSVETHPSGEPAA
- a CDS encoding SDR family NAD(P)-dependent oxidoreductase — encoded protein: MDQNLAGKRVLVTGGTRGIGRCTVLALARAGARVVTCHHSPDDDAESLRRELKELGTASQVLRCDVTDAADVTRLAGVCRDVLGGLDVLVNNVGVDGPVPFENIEEGEWHRMFDHNVTAPYLVTRAALGLLADGASIVNVGSSVALRGRSNGVHYTASKAALIGFTRALCKEVGSRGIRVNTVAPGLTETEPGAGLPPAAVERIVGMTALGRICRPQDVAGAVLFLAGDTSRYVTGHTLNVDGGI
- a CDS encoding NAD(P)/FAD-dependent oxidoreductase produces the protein MRAGTQVLVIGGGPAGSTAAGLLARQGVQVTLLERETFPRYHIGESILPSCRPILELLGAWDKVEAFGFQPKGGAYFSWGPDEWEVRFAELGADGANAWQVTRADFDKLLLDHSRELGVDVREGVTVKEIEFDGDRPVAARWAGDGTSGRLTFDYLIDASGRRGVMATKYLGSRKFHTVFRNVATWSYWKNAKPLDRGPAGSITVASVPDGWFWAIPLHDGTTSIGLVTGRDTFNRRRRELGGIEAVYSDALRRCPVVHELLADAERVSDFTTEQDYSYTSEAFHGPGYLLCGDAACFLDPLLSTGVHLATYSAMLAAASIGSVLRGEVEESEARAFFDGVYRSAYERLLVLVSVFYESYRGKEFHFYNAQRLSSEDRDALDLQASFDHIITGIADLKDAEDVYRRVRQHLGGAESGDPNPLANLNKEHELKAAPMSPDRAVGGLYLSYRPQLSLRRA
- a CDS encoding AfsR/SARP family transcriptional regulator; protein product: MHVKVLGEFEVLRSGVKVTPAAPKLRRVFALLAVEANRAVHTDQLIEELWDDRPPLSAVTTLQTYIYQLRKHLNWSEKATGDGSGAGVKVTLRTTPGGYMLTLPDGALDAVEFERLAALGREQLAAGNFERASLILRQALDLWTSRAFGAVSPGPLLHAHMVRLEELRKLALGHRLEADLQLGRHIDLIGELTTLVTQQPTHEGFQAKLMLGLYRAGRRAEALQAYQRARSVLASELGLEPSAELRRLHQAMLTADPCLDAPADATGTMMVTAKHQQPNQLPLETDHLVGREDALEAVRRTLTDTGRRPTSVVALAVGPPGSGKSVFAVHAAHRVRDAYPDGVLFARLQRDDGSLVPTDEVLADFLRALGLSRALRGASPQEMQAAFRTWTAQRRLLVVLDDVVETHQLDALLPGTGSAMIASSRRLLSHPAVVITTRTAPLADEICQCLLSDVLGDDRLQADLAALGELVKLSGGLPLALRAAASLLQRRPHWPISKLLHLADGDVRRIPPAGRDAPRIADSVGRSFRLLSGAEQAAFRLVAASTESCVSVAGAAALLGVDESAAELLLEDLVEFQLAEAEDIGGMFLYSIRAPFRTVASSLTNRAEDTAYPAPPDDGARVLPTFELARTPAHSA
- a CDS encoding SDR family NAD(P)-dependent oxidoreductase, which codes for MDLGLTDKRVLITGGTRGIGRATALLYAQEGARVAITYNSSADAAHKLVEELGGPDRAMAVPYELRDPASIVSAVDTVREAFGGIDVLVANALWFTWGDPGEDDAFEDLDPEKWTRRFRANTEGHMLTAQRVVKDMRANGWGRVVLLSSITAQYGMWRSEIYSSSKAALHGFAKGLMWSQHGVLVNVVAPGATRTEFMEQLLEDPDTRDMVEKEIERTPSGRISEPEDIAKLILFLGSGANGNINGEIIHTAGGR